The Setaria viridis chromosome 9, Setaria_viridis_v4.0, whole genome shotgun sequence sequence CGGCGCTTCTGAAGAAGGATGCCTTTGTGTGGAGTTTAGAGGCAACAACAGCTTTTGAGGCACTCAAGGCCACCCTCACAACAGGTCCTGTACTGCAGCTTCCAGATTTTGATAAGCCCTTTATTGTGGACTTTGACGCATCCAGATCTGGTTTTGGAGCTGTGTTGCATCAAGGCGCAGGGCCTATTGCTTTTTTCAGCAAGATAGTCGCCCCTCAGCATGCTAAACTCGCGGCCTATGAATGGGAGTTAATTGGATTGGTTCAGGCAGTAAGGCATTGGCGGCCATATCTTTAGGTCCGGGAGTTCATCATTCGCACAGATCACTGCAGCTTAAAGCATCTCCTTGACCAGCGCCTGTCCACCATACCGCAGCACACATGGGTCAGCAAGCTATTTGGCTACAGCTTCCAGGTTGAATATAAACCCGGGGAACAGAACACTGCCGCTGATGCGTTATCTCGCCGGGATGAACAGGAGGTAACCGGCCACGTCCACACCATCTCTCGCCCGGAGTTTGCTCTATTCGACAAATTCAGGGAGGAGGCGTCCTCTTTGCTGGAGGTACAGGCTAAGAAGCAGGAGATTGCAGATGGGACAGTAGGAGCAGCATGGTCTGTTGTGGATGGATTTGTCATGCATCGGGGCAGAATTTTTGTTCCTGATTCTTCGGCCCTATGGCCGCAACTCCTTGCTGCCGCCCATGGCGCCGGCCATGAAGGTACCCACAAAACACTCCATCGGCTGCGCGCTTCGTTCTACAGTCCGCATGCACCCAAATTAGTCCGCGATTATGTTCAGGGCTGTGTTGTTTGTCAGCAAAACAAGACAGAGCACCTTCATCCGGTGGGATTGCTGCAGCCTTTGGATGTTCCTCAGTCCGTTTGGAGCGACATTGCAATGGATTTTGTTGAGGGGTTTCCAAAAGTAGGCGGCCGATCTGTTGTGCTCACAGTGGTCGACCGTTTCTTCAAGATGGCGCACTTCATTGCCTTGGGACATCCCTACACAGCCCTGTCTGTGGCTCAGGCTTTCTTTGATGGCATCGTACGCCTCCATGGGCTCCCATGCTCCATCGTTAGTGACCGTGATCCAGTTTTCACTATTGCTTTGTGGAAGGAGCTGTTCAGCCTCGCCGGCATCAAATTGCGCCTCAGTTTTGCGTTCCGGCCGCAAACAGATGGTCAATCTGAGGTGACTAATCGGGTTCTAGGCGTGTATCTTCGTTGCTTGGCGGGTGATCGTCCTCGCAGTTGGCTGCGCTGGTTGCCTTGGGCTGAGTACTGTTATAACACTTCATATCAGTCCGCCTTGCAATGCACGCCATTCCGGGTGGTGTTTGGCCGTGATCCGCCTTCCCTATTGTCCTATCAGCCAGGATTGGCCCGTGTGGTGGCATTGGATAAGCAGCTTGTGCAACGTGATGAGTTTTTGGCGGAGATCAGGGAGCGTCTTCTTCAGGCTCAGGATTATATGAAGGCCACGCATGATAAGGCTCACCGGACGCTGGAATTTGAGGTGGGCAGGTGGGCCTGGTTACGTCTACATCAGCGCTCAGCCGCGGCTATCACTGACAAAACCAATGCCAAGCTTGCTCCTCGCTTCTACAGTCCATTTCAAGTGATTGAACGTATTGGGTAGGTGGCTTATCGTCTTTGCCTGCCGCTCAAGGCTCgaattcatgatgttttccatgtagcCTTCCTGAAGAAACACCAGGGTCCTGTCCCTACTCAGATTGTGTCACTGCCGCCTGTGGTTCATGGCTGTGCAGTTCCTATTCCAGAGAAGGTGGTGCGCGCTAAGCCTACAGCCTCATCTTGGGACCTTCTGGTGCAATGGGCGGGTCGTGATGCTGCTGATGCCACTTGGGAGCAGCTGGACCAATTCAAGGAGAGTTACCTTGATTTCAAGCTCGAGGACGAGCTTTTCTGTCAGGGGGCAGAAGTGTTGTGGACAACTTCTTTGGCAAGAAGTTCCACCGAAGGAACAAAGGGACAGCTAATCCGGGTTCAGCAGATCAGTTAGAATTAGATAAGGATTAGACTCCTAGTTGGTTAAGAATTGTAATAGAATTAGAttggagatagagtcctagttaGATTAGAGTTGAGTCCTAGTCAGTTAAAGGTTGTTGGCTGGCCCAACATATAAGGGCCCTAGGCGCCATAGGTTAGGATCAAGCAGGAACAGATCCTAAACTCACAGCCTCACAGGGAGGGCGAGTAGGTACCTGTCGATCTGCTATTGTACTCCTTGCCCAATAAACAAGCCATATCATATATATGGCTATATTACTATAACCGAACCACACCGTTCAGGAGTCAGAAGGTAAGAAAACAAAGAATGTAATGCATGGGACGGCCTAGCATACCCATGCTCCAAACACGATCAAGCTTTTATATCTAGAAAATGTCAGTCGGTAGCTGGGACTATTACTTTTTGGTTAATTTATACCAACATAACCACATTACTAAAAGGACTGAAACTATGCCGTTGTGTGGCTCATTTACCCAATTATATACCTACTTAAAAAGTCAATAGCACAGCAGCAGGATGAGAGTTTGAGATACCATATCTCAACATGTTGCAAAATACAGATAGTGATCTCGGTGGGGAACTAGACCAATCAATTCCAAATCAAGCACTTGGGGATTACGCCTCAAATGCTCAAATGATCGCTCCCAATTCAAGTCCGAGGCTGTGCAATTCGGGGACGGGATAGATTCAAGGTGGGTTTTGATTGCTGAAAGGCCCAGGATCGCAACTAAAATTTCGAAGGACAAACGAATAGTAATTAAATTATCCCGGCCCGGGGCATCACCATGCACCCGCGCGCAAGCGAAGCGCCACACTTACACAAGTTGTGGATGCTCCGGAACCTGAGCACCGATCGCACCAACCCGGCGCTCCTGCACGCACGAAGCAACAACAAACAAAAAGGACGCGCGGGATCAGCAGAGATCGAAGACCCAaacgggagagggaggaggaggggggagcAATGCGGGAGCGGAGGACGGAGGAGAGAGGTCGTACTCGAGACGACTCTTCCCCAGGTAGTAGCAGCCCGCGCCGGCGCAGCAGCACGCGATCCCGCCCAGCAGGTACcctcccggcccgccgccgtcggccatcGCCGCAACCGACCGCAAGTGAGCGCTCCGCTTCTGGTGCTCGCGTGTCGCACCGTTCGGCGCTCGGGTTTTGCTTCTTCAGTTCTTCGCCTGGAAGAGAGGCAAAGAGCGTGGTAGGcttctctctctcaaaaaaaaagagcgTGGTAGGCTGGTGGGCCGCAGGCACCATTTGGTCTCTTGTGGGCCGCAGGCACCAGTTGATGGGCTGCGGATGGGACGCGCAGCGTTGCTCTCGCGCACGTGCCCGGATCGATCGACCCAACAAGCTGGAGCAACCAGCCCATACACGAACTGGATCCGCTAAAAAATACGCTCACTGGAACAAACATGTTACAAAGACGATGCAGTACATACCCGTTTGGTTGCAATGAAGTTAactattttgtaaaaaaaaatgtacttGGAAACACTGTTAGATATCTTCCGGTCACCTAAAACTACGTGCTcaagcccccgcccccgcccccgcccccgccggacACTTGTTGACAACCAACGGGGCGCTcgtttttttctttgtttgctgTCTAATCTCTCCGTGGCCGGTGGCCCCCTCGCAGCGGCGTCGTGCTCCTCCTCAAGTCCCGTCGCTCACTCGCGGCTCGCCACTCCACTCCAGTTCCACCCACCGGGGGGCCACGACACCGCACCACACCACTCGTGctcgtcgcctcctcctcccctactAAATTACCCCCACCTTCCCTATCGGACCAATTCGATTCGGAGGAGCGACCCGTcagatcaaatcaaatcaaaaccAACCGGCACGAGATAAGAATCCCCCCTTGTCGACCGACGAGCCGCGGCGCTGCCGAAGGGGGGGAAtggggtcgccggcgccggagggggaggGCCAGGGCCCCGTGGTCATCCACGCGTGGTCGGCGCCGCGCTCCCTCAGCACCAGCCTCATGTACTCCTTCGCCCAGGTGCGTCGTGCGTGTCCTGCCCTCGCCAACCTAGTCCCTCCGCTCTGCGCTGCTCGTGACTCGTGAGACAGCGCTCCgaagctgccgctgccgcggctGGCCTCGTGAGGATTCGGAGACGGCGATCGAGATGGGTAGCGGTTTAGGATCGTAGGAACCCATCCCTGCCCAATGCTCGCGCGTTTGGTCAACCGTGTGATTAGCGTTCTGTTGAGGAGAGGAGGGTCTGGGACTGGGAGGGGCGCACGCGGGGGCTGCTTGTCCCGAGTGCCGCTTGGTTGGGGACTGCTTGCTCTGCGTTTGGGCGCACGCGTGCTCTGTTCTGTTTCAAGTGAGCAGGGAGTAACCGATGGTCCGAGTCCCGCTTGATTGGACCTTAAACCATGCCTTTCTTTCCCCTTCTACTCATGCATGTGAATCTGATCATCGGTTTCTCATCATGCAGTGACTTTATCACTGACTTTCACCTGCTCTGTTTTTTTTGGGGTCTACTCTCTTGTTCCAGAGGGACGACATGGAGGTGCTTGACGAGCCTCTCTACGCCAATTTCCTGCAAGTCACCGGCGTCGACAGGCCCTACCGCGAGGAACTCCTGTCGAAAATGGTCAGGCTCTGCGCACTCAATGACCGAGCTATAACTTACCGCTTTGCATTGAATGGAAATAATCAGCATTTCATCTGACCTGATGAGATGTTTTGATGACGGGAACTGGTTTTTGTATGGAGCTTAATGGTTATAAGCTGCATTATCTATATGCATATGCCACTTTCatactcctttttttttaaaaaaaaagcaccaTACTCTTTTCTGCCCCCAAGTAGTTGCCTGGCTCTAGGACCTTTTTGGTGGGAAATTCCCACTATTTTTTATTAATCCCAACTCCTTTCATGTAGAAAATGCTACCACGCACCATAAACACGTGTGCCTGTTTTGCAAGGATCAGCAAAATGTTTCCAGAAAATACTGTCATCCATTGTGTGTATTCTGTGTAATTGAGTCACTTGGGGTATTTCTGGTGCAGGATCCCGATGGAAATAAGGTTGTCAAAGAAGCGATCTTTGGCCCAGGGGAGAAAACATACCGTTACTGCAAGGTATGGCTTCAAAACTTTAGTGCACACTGCACAGCTGTTTGTGAAATGCAGTGCTATTTATATCCACTaatctcctttcttttttttagtaGCACATCTCAAAGCAACGCCTCCCAAACCTGTCCAGTGACCTGATGAAGAAGGGAAAGCATTTCATATTGATACGTAACCCTCTAAATATACTGGTACCTGACTACCTGTCACCTTTTTGTCTAAGCATCACACATGCAGCTCGCTATATTCTAGTGTTGCACAATTTATATTTTCTGTAGCCTTTTCAGTTGCTTTTTTTTCAGAAAGGAAGCCCATGATGCTTTCCAAATTATTTTGTTTTAGCAGAATTTGCATATTTTATAGTGTACCTAATACCTACTGTCTACCACTAATAACATTCAATTCCATATATCCCAGCCATCTTTTGATAAAGTcgttccaccatccttcttggAGCTTGGCATAGGCGAACTTGTCTCAATATACAGTGAACTATGTGGACTTGGGAAGCCACCGCCTGTGATAGATGCAGATGACCTGCAACGGGAACCTGAGGTAAATCTATAATTTGTTAATGCGATCGTTTTATCTGAGTGACAGTTGTCCATATTATGATTGTAGTCTAAAAATAATAGATGCCATCTGCTATGATGGTGCAGTAAGCTGCTTTGAAGGGCATGACATTTTAGTTGTTCTTTTAAATCCTCAGCTTTTATGCTTTACCAACCACTCTAGTGCTACATTAGTTCGCATCAGTTTTGATGACCATGATTCCTGATCCCTGCAATTTAAATACTGCGATGCAATTGTTTGGTGGTTTCAATCCTTTGCTACATTTTCCACAGTTTTTATTTTTGCGGTCCAATGTATTCAGTTTGTTTGCACCTCACATGCAGGTTGTCTTGAGGGGACTCTGTGAGGATCTGGGCATTCCTTTCCAGCCACAAATGTTGAAGTATGTTTTTTTATGTTGAACATGATACTGGCACTAGTTTTAGACTTTTGCTGTGATCAAATATGTAGCCTCATCGTGTATAAGGTTTAAAAGCGCTCCAATGTGTTATTCAGTTAGAACTATTTCCCCTTTTTAGATGGGAAGCTGGCCCCAAGGAATTTGATGGTATATGGGCCCCCTGGTGGTATAGGAGTGTGCACAAGTCTACAGGTTTCTCTAAGTTCCGTCAATATCCTTCGGTAAGCATACATCAAACATCTCTCTTTTCCAGTATTTCATGAGTACTTCTGTCCTGGATATTTGCACAGACAGCCAGTTCTACCATTGATTAAAATTTAAGATGGGCCTGCTGAAAAAAAGGTAAATGGTAAGAATGATGGAAGGTTATGGCTATAAAACCTACCAAGACAAACTGAAGTATTTTATTTAGAATAAAGGTGACATAAATATCTCCATAGCTTGCTACTTTTCAAAACCGTATTTTAATAGGGGTTGTTTAGGGAAAAGGTGAATGTGATACCATGAATCGCATGTTTTGCTATACCAATTTCTTCTGGTGTAGCGACAAAATTAATTGGTTGGAGAAAGTGCTTTATAAGAATGTATTTTGTTGTAGAAGATGGT is a genomic window containing:
- the LOC117836463 gene encoding E3 ubiquitin-protein ligase SP1-like isoform X2, with the translated sequence MADGGGPGGYLLGGIACCCAGAGCYYLGKSRLESAGLVRSVLRFRSIHNLSMLLDSSFGHLPLVTVSGRVRSDTPLTGQQSGLQASIVEQHLHVCLL